In the genome of Podospora pseudocomata strain CBS 415.72m chromosome 7, whole genome shotgun sequence, the window ACCTAGGTACGGGGTTTCGTAGTAAGATTGGCCGGAGGTGTTTTATATCTCTTTGCAACAACATAttgccaacctcctcctgaACCTCAACACCAGGCAGCAACTGCTAGCTTGAGCCAACCCCACAGTGCTGCCTAGCAACAATGGGGGCGGGAACATTCAACAGATAGGTCACGTGATGGGAAACAGGGGTTTCAGGGGGAACATGCAGTTGTCCCATTGGATGCAGTCGTTAAAAAACATCACTGCTCCAAGTCCAGTTGTCCTGTAACCCTTTGCTGCCTATCGTGGCTCTTCCAGGATCGGACTTGGTTTTGTTCTCGTCTGGTTTTGGAGACTCCGGCAATGGATACATCCTTCCTTTGGCCCTATGCCCCTCTATTCCGGGGTCCGATATCACGGGGAGTGGTTCTGGTACCGAAAAATGAACATTCGACCTACTTCTCCCTGCATCTGGGTTCGAAGCTGAGTCGGGCGACATTGGATCAGCCGCTGGCTCTTTTTTCTGTTCTCCTTTCTCCTTGGATCTTTGCGGCGACGTTGTCTGGCCTTCCACCTTGTTGCCCGCACATCCTCTTGAACAATTCCGGCAGCATTCGCATTTCCAACCCCTCTCAGGGGGTGCTGGCACAAGTCTCCACAGccaatcccaccacctctcctctcttttGAACTCCTCGGGCCTTGCATTCCACCTCCGTACTCTACgttcctcatcaccaccaatgGCGTAAACATTTCCTTGCGTCGCGTACCATATTGCTGCAATCAtaatctcctccaccacgtcctcctcctcagacgTCCTCGGGGCGTATACCAACGTCCATCCAACAGGCACTGGTAGTCGTTTTTCCATTACGCCATGAAACCAGAACCTGAATATCTTTGAGTCGTTTCCTCCCGCAAGAGGATGCCGCTGCCCCCAACCGGCCTGCAAAACAGTGCTAACATCCTCGGGATGAAGGTTGACATGCAGTGACCCATCAGCTGCGTGAATATGCGCGATCTCTCCCCCCCATTCGTCTCTCGTGTTAACCGTCCCGGCCGTTCTATCACCGATGTCCCTGAATAGTCCACGAATCCCGGCTTCCAAGAAAGACATCTTGACCCTCAAATCTCGGGATGATCTGGCCTGGAGCTTTTTTACCATGTCATTCAGCTTGTAAAACGCGCTGGGTGGCCCTTTCTGGCTGAGCTGCCTTGCAGGTAGCCATCTACTCGTCTTTGGCCTATCTCCCTCTCTTTGCGGAAGACCAAACAGCCTGCCTCGATAGGGAAGCTCATCTTGCTTGACCTTTGGTGGTTCTAGCATGTTGTTCCATCCTGCCAAGAAGTTCCAGTAGACGAGCTGTAGCCAGCCCCCAAAGGTTGGCGGGACATCCTCCAAGGTTAGGGACTCGTATTTGTGAAAGGAAGAATAACATGACCAAACAATGCCTGAAAAGACGTAGTACCGAAATAGCCACGAGGTTGTGAATATGGAGGTGAACCAGTAGGCCAAGACCATTCCAGCTGCGAATGTGCCGGGGGAAGGCTTAAGCCAAAGACCGACAAGAACTGGGACTGAGGCCAGTGAAAAGTCCCATATTACTTCCTCCCAGCTGGTGTAGTGTTGCGGGGCGAGTGTCGTGGTTGCGGCGGTGGTTATGCCAAGGACCCAGCTagaggggtggttgaaggtGTACATCTTGCGCCGTCATCTCCGCCGCCAATAACAGGAGAGGCGTGAAGCGTGTCTTCTGTGGCGAGTTGGATGCGATGTTGTGAAGCTCATCAAACAATTGCATGGGGTTTCAAGGTTCAAGCCATGTCTCATAAAGTCATTATGTTCTAGCCATGCGTCGTCTTTGTTGGCCCAGGTGACAGTTTCTTTGTTCTCATCTACCACTACACTTGCTTGGATTCAGCAAGAATCGATTCCCGCATACAGCTTGGCGCGAGATCCTTTGTTTCCACCAACGGGGATCTCCGCCATTTTCCATACTACAGCTCAAACACAAGGCCAGTCTCAGGACCATAATGACCGTCTGCCAGCGCTTGCCACCCAGCCTTGTACTTCTCCAGTCCCTTCTCCCACTTGATCTCGATGGCCGGGATGGCCCCGTCACCGGCAAACCGATGCCAGGCAGCATTTTGCGCATTGTAGTAGGCCTCCGCCGATCCAAGGTTTGCGATGCCCTTCTCCCGGATCAACCCAGCGTGGGCCTGGTAGACATTGCTGGTCGGATCCATGGCCTTCCCATATAATACCGGGGGTCGAGTAGCCGAGGGGTCAGCTCCTACCAAGAGAACAGTGACATTATCTTCCCCAAACTTCTCGTCGAGAGCGGACGCCCAGGTATCAGCCGCTTGACCCCGGGCAGCAAAATTGACCAACACAATCTTCTGCCCCTTCTTCGCAATCCGCTCAATATCCTCAACCTGCTCATACAAAAGCACCTCATCAAACAGCCCCGTGCTCTCGCTAAACCCCTTTGACTTCTCCGACCCAACACCGATAACCTTCTCAGGCTGTTCGCCCTCCGGCCTGCCCTTCCTCAACTCATGCGCAAACGACAAGCCAGTTTTCCCAGACGGCGCCAGTAAAATCACCACGGCCCCCTTGATATCCGCCTTTTTGGCATCCCAGCCATCTCCCCCAGCGGCACCAAACGGATGCGAGGGCTTGAACCCACCCTCCCAGGCGAAAACATGCTGGTTGAGCATCCACCCCGTTTGCCAGAGGGCATAAAACAACGCA includes:
- a CDS encoding hypothetical protein (EggNog:ENOG503P2NT; COG:S), producing the protein MSEAHAIQIISKADFTAQSLTPAPSPSTPLTAPSSVRIQTRLISLTTNTFTYAKLGGNPFLAWWNVWPLPATVSPDTHCRISAWGYSEVVESTVPSLPVGTELFGYQPIGTRVEEIQLIEGNVPGDYDVVLPDDGLRKGLNPIYNRYHVFGDESNESKGLRALFYALWQTGWMLNQHVFAWEGGFKPSHPFGAAGGDGWDAKKADIKGAVVILLAPSGKTGLSFAHELRKGRPEGEQPEKVIGVGSEKSKGFSESTGLFDEVLLYEQVEDIERIAKKGQKIVLVNFAARGQAADTWASALDEKFGEDNVTVLLVGADPSATRPPVLYGKAMDPTSNVYQAHAGLIREKGIANLGSAEAYYNAQNAAWHRFAGDGAIPAIEIKWEKGLEKYKAGWQALADGHYGPETGLVFEL
- a CDS encoding hypothetical protein (EggNog:ENOG503P0T1); amino-acid sequence: MYTFNHPSSWVLGITTAATTTLAPQHYTSWEEVIWDFSLASVPVLVGLWLKPSPGTFAAGMVLAYWFTSIFTTSWLFRYYVFSGIVWSCYSSFHKYESLTLEDVPPTFGGWLQLVYWNFLAGWNNMLEPPKVKQDELPYRGRLFGLPQREGDRPKTSRWLPARQLSQKGPPSAFYKLNDMVKKLQARSSRDLRVKMSFLEAGIRGLFRDIGDRTAGTVNTRDEWGGEIAHIHAADGSLHVNLHPEDVSTVLQAGWGQRHPLAGGNDSKIFRFWFHGVMEKRLPVPVGWTLVYAPRTSEEEDVVEEIMIAAIWYATQGNVYAIGGDEERRVRRWNARPEEFKREERWWDWLWRLVPAPPERGWKCECCRNCSRGCAGNKVEGQTTSPQRSKEKGEQKKEPAADPMSPDSASNPDAGRSRSNVHFSVPEPLPVISDPGIEGHRAKGRMYPLPESPKPDENKTKSDPGRATIGSKGLQDNWTWSSDVF